Within Raineyella sp. W15-4, the genomic segment TAGACGATCAGGCCGTACGTCTCGCCGAGGATGTCCTTGAGCGGCTCCTCGAGCTCGGGATGGATCGGCTCCACCGGCTCCTTGCCGGTCTTCCGCCGGGCGTACTTGTTGTGCGAGTCGGCGCCCATCGGGCCGGGGCGGTAGAGCGCACCCACCGCGGAGATGTCGTCGAAGCAGTCCGGCTGCATGGACCGCAGCAGCGCCCGCATCGGCCCGCCGTCCAGCTGGAACACCCCGAGGGTGTCACCGGCCTGCAGCAGCTCGAAGGTGGCCGGGTCATCGAGGGTGAGCTGCTCCAGCACCACCTCCTGGTCCTGGTTCAGCCGGATGTTCGCCAGCGCGTCGGCGAGGATGGTGAGGTTGCGCAGCCCCAGGAAGTCCATCTTGATCAGGCCCAGCGACTCGCACGACGGGTAGTCGAACTGGGTGATGATCTGGCCGTCCTGCTCCCGCTTCATCAGCGGGACGACGTCCATGATCGGCTCCGAGGACATGATCATCCCGCAGGCGTGCACGCCCCACTGCCGCTTCAGCCCCTCCAGGCCCATCGCGGTGTCGACGACCTCCTTGACCTCGGGCTCGGCGTCGTACAGCGCCCGGAACTCCTGGCCCTCCAGGTAGCGCTCGTGCTGGTCGTCGAACAGCTTCTGCAGCGGGACGTCCTTGCCCATCACCGGGTCGGGCATCGCCTTGGTGATCTGGTCACCGAGCGAGTACGGCTTGCCGAGCACCCGGCCGGCGTCCTTGACCGCCTGCTTGGCCTTGATGGTGCCGTACGTGACGATGGCGCTGACCTTGTCGGCGCCGTACTTGTCGGTGACGTACTGGATCACATCGCCGCGGCGGCGGTCGTCGAAGTCGATGTCGAAGTCGGGCATCGAGATGCGTTCCGGGTTGAGGAAGCGCTCGAAGATCAGGCCGTGCTGGATCGGATCCAGCTCAGTGATGTGCAGGGCGTACGCGCACATCGAGCCGGCGCCGGAGCCGCGGCCCGGGCCGACCTTGATGCCCTGGGCCTTGGCCCACTTGATGTAGTCGGAGACCACCAGGAAGTAGCCCGGGAACCCCATCTGCTTGATCACGCCGATCTCGTAGTCGGCGCGGTCGCGCACCTCGGCAGTGATCCCGCCCGGGTAGCGGTCGTGCAGTCCCTGGTTGACCTGGCGGATGAACCAGGACTCCTCGGTCTCGCCGGCGGGGACGTCGAAGTGCGGCATGAACTTGCCGATGGCGTTCTCGAAGCCGATCTCGCACCGCTCGGCGATCTCCAGGGTGTTGTCGCAGGCCTCGGGGATCTCGTGGAACAGCTCGCGCATCTCCCGGGGCGACTTCAGGTAGTAGCCGTCGCCGTTGAACCGGAAGCGGTTGGTGTCGGCCAGGTGCGACCCGGACGAGACGCAGAGCAGCGCGTCGTGGGCGTGGGCATCGTCCTGGGAGACGTAGTGCGAGTCGTTGGTGACCACCAGCGGCAGGTCCAGCTCCTTGCTGATCCGCATCAGGCCACCGCGCACCCGGGTCTCGATGTCGATCCCGTGGTCCATGATCTCGACGTAGAAGTTGTTCTTGCCGAAGATGTCGCGGAACTCCGCGGCGGAGGCCAACGCGTTGTCGTACTGGCCCAGCCGCAGGTAGGTCTGCACCTCGCCGGAGGGGCAGCCGGTGGTGGCGATCAGGCCCTTGGCGTAGCGGTGCAGCAGCTCGCGGTCCACCCGCGGCTTGTAGAAGAACCCCTCGATCGAGGCGTACGACTCGAGCCGGAACAGGTTGTGCATGCCCTCGGTGGTCTCCGACCACAGGGTCATGTGGGTGTAGGCGCCCTTGGCCGACACGTCGTCGCCGGTGCCGTCGCCCCACTGCACCCGCTTGCGCTCCGAGCGGTGGGTCTTCGGCGTCATGTACGTCTCGCAGCCGATGATCGGCTTGACGTCGTAGTTCTTCGAGGTCTTCCAGAACTCGTACGCCCCGAACATGTTGCCATGGTCGGTCACCGCGATCGCCGGCATGCCGAGCTCCTCGGCACGTTTGAACATGTCGGGCACCCGCGCGGCGCCGTCCAGCATCGAGAACTCGGAATGGACGTGCAGATGGACGAACGAGTCGTCGAGGGAGCCCGGCATGGGGACCAGAGTAGCCCGGTAGACTGGCAGTCCCCGTCGATGAGGAGCAGTGGTGTCCGAAGTCCAGACCGGCCCGGCGTCCGGTCCCCACGTGCAGGCCGAGACCGAACGCAAATTCGCCCTCCTACCGGGCGCCCGCGTGCCCGGGCTGGACGGGCTCGCCACGATGGGCGAGCCGGTGGTGCAGCACCTGGACGCGACCTACTTCGACTCCCCCACGTACGAGTTGAACCGCGCCCGGGTCACCCTGCGCCGCCGGACCGGCGGCAGTGACGCCGCCTGGCACGTCAAGCTCCCGCCGGTGGAGGGCACCCGGACCGAGCTGCACATCCCGCTGGACGCCACCCCCGACCCGCTGGTGGTGCCCCGGCCGCTGCGGGCCACCGTCGGCGAACGGGCCGGCACGGTCCCGCTCGTCCCGGTCGCCCGACTGCGGACCACCCGGACGATGCGGGTGCTGTCCGACCCCGCCACCGGTGCCCCGCTGGCCGAACTGGCCGACGACACGGTGACGGCGACCCGGCTGCCGCTGCCCGGCATCCCGGGTCAGGAGACCACCTGGCGCGAGATCGAGGTGGAGCTCCGCGAGGGTGACCGGTCCTTCCTCGACGCGGTGACCGAACGCTTCCAGTGGGCCGGGATCGTGCCCGCCACCTCCCCCGCCAAGATCAACCAGGCGCTCGGCGGCGCCCCGGCGGCCGCCGCGGCCCACGTCCCGTCCCGCACCGATCCGCTGTCCCGGACCGTACTCGCCGCGCTGGCGACCCACGTCGGGGTGCTGCAGGGCCGGGAGGAGGCGGTGGCGGTCGACGCCCCCGACGCCGTTCACAAGGCCCGGGTCGCGTCCCGCCGGCTGCGCAGCATCCTGCGGGTCTTCGGCGACCTGTTCGAGGCCGAGGCAGTCCGGACGCTGCGCGAGGAGCTGCAGTGGTACGCCACCGAACTGGGCCACGCCCGCGACGCCGAGGTGCAGAAAGCCAAGCTGCTGAACCGGCTCGACGCGCTGCCCCCCGAATCGGTGCTCGGGCCGGTCCGGGACCGGATGGAGGGTGAGCTGGAGGCCACCCACCAGCAGGGTCTCGCCGGCGTGCAGGCGTGCCTGGCAGACGACCGCTACACCGCCCTGATGGTCGCCCTGAGCCGCTGGCTGACCGACCCGCCGCTGGTGCGGGTCGCCGACGCACCGGTGTCGGAGCGGGCGATCCCGCTGGTGGACCGGGCGATCCGTCGGGTCCGGAAGGCGTACGCCACCGCCGAGGCCTCCGAGGGGGCGGAACGACTCGCCGCGCTGCACGAGGTCCGCAAGAAGTCCAAGGTCGTCCGCTACGCCTGCGAGGCGCTCACCGCCGTCTACGGGGAGGACGCCGCGTCCTCGGCCCGGGACTGGGAGGCAGTGACCGAGGTGTTCGGCGAGATGAACGATGCCGTGGTGGCGCGGGAACGGCTGCTGCGGCTGGCCGACGCGGCCGCCGCCGCGGGCGAGCCGACGTTCACCTACGGGGTGCTGTTCGGCGCCCAGCTGGGTGACCTGGACCGCGACCTGCCGGCCGCCCGGGCCGCGCTGCGCCGGGCGGTCCGCCGCGGCCCCGACAGCTGGGCCGACGAGGACTGAGCCGCCCCGACTGCTGCTCTACTCACGGCTCACCGCCCTGGGCGCCGTGGTCCTGCCTATCGGCACGTCCTGTCCGGCACCGCGTTTCGCCCGCGGGTTTGTGTCTGAAGACCAGCACAACCCCGCGGGCGAAACGTATACCTGTATGAATCGACCGGTCAGAGCGTCATCGGGCGGACCTGCGGCCCGATCGGGCGCGGCAGCTTGGTCGACCCGCTGAGGAAGGCGTCCACGCCGGCGGCGCAGGAGCGTCCCTCAGCGATCGCCCAGACGATCAGCGACTGGCCCCGGCCGGCGTCACCGCAGGCGAAGACCCCCTCGACGCCGGTCATGAAGTTCTCGTCGCGCGCCACGTTGCCGCGGCGGTCCAGGCTCACCCCGAGCTCATCGACCAGGCCCTCGGCCTGCGGACCGACGAAGCCCATCGCCAGCACCACCATGTCGGCCGGGATCACCCGCTCCGAGCCCTCGACCGGGTTGAACCCGCCCGAGCCGTTCGGCTTCACCTCGACGAGCCGCAGCTGCCGGACGTGTCCCTCCTCGTCGCCGATGAACTCGGTGGTCGACGCCTCGAAGATCCGCTCGCCGCCCTCCTCCTGGGAGGTGGAGACCCGCCACACCGCCGGGTAGGTCGGCCACGGCTGGTTGGCCGGGCGGTCCTCCCCCGGGGCCGGGAAGATCTCCAGCTGGGTGACCGACGCGGCGCCCTGGCGCAGCGCGGTGCCGATGCAGTCCGAGCCGGTGTCGCCGCCGCCGATCACCACCACGTGCTTGTCGGTCGCCACGATCTGGTCCTCGACAGTCCGCCCGCGAGCCACCCGGTTCGCCTGCGGCAGGTAGTCCATCGCGAAGTGGATGCCGGCCAGCTCGCGTCCGGGCGCCGGCAGGTCGCGCGGCTTGGTCGATCCCATCGCCACCACGACGGCGTCGTAGCGGGACTTCAGCTGGGTCCAGGTGATGTCGGCGCCGATGGTGACACCGGTGCGGAACAGGGTGCCCTCGTCCTTCATCTGCCGGATCCGCCGGTCGAGGACCGACTTCTCCATCTTGAACTCCGGGATGCCGTACCGCAGCAGACCGCCGGGGACGTCGGCCCGCTCGAACACCGCCACGGTGTGGCCGACCCGGGTCAACTGCTGGGCGACCGCCAGGCCGGACGGGCCGGAGCCGACCACCGCGACCGTGTAGCCGGTGTGCCAGTCCGGCGCCTGCGGCTGGATGAACCGGTCGTCCCAGGCGCGTTCGGCGATGGAGACCTCGACGCCCTTGATCGCCACCGGGTCACCGTTGATGCCGACCACGCAGGCGGTCTCGCACGGCGCCGGGCACAGCCGCCCGGTGAACTCCGGGAAGTTGTTGGTCGCGTGCAGCCGGTCGGAGGCGGCCTGCCAGTCGTCACGCCAGACCAGGTCGTTCCACTCCGGGATGATGTTGCCGAGCGGACAGCCGTAGTGACAGAACGGGATGCCGCAGTCCATGCAGCGGGCCGCCTGCGTCGGGATGATCGGCAGGAACGCCGCGGCCGGGCCACCGGGGTAGACCTCGTTCCAGTCCTTCACCCGTTCCTCGACGTCCCGGCGCTGCGGGTGCTCGCGCGGGAACTTCATGAAACCACGGGGATCAGCCACGGGTCGCCTCCATCATCTTGGCGGTGGTCGCTTCGTCGTCGAGGCCCTCGGCCTCGGCCAGGGCCCGGGCCGCGAGGACGCGGGCGTAGTCGCGGGGCAGCACCTTGGTGAAGCGCTCCCCGATCACGGTGTCGGCGGCCTCGCCGTCGAGCAGCCGGCCGGCGACGGCCGAGCCGGTCTCCTGACGGTGCCGCTCCAGCAGGGTGCGGACCAGCGCGACGTCGGTGGCGTCCAGCGTCTTCGGGTCGGCCAGCTCGGAGTTGAGCCGGTGCGGGTCGAGGTCCAGGACGTACGCCACGCCGCCGGACATACCGGCCGCGAAGTTGCGCCCGGTCGGGCCGATCACCACCACGGTGCCACCGGTCATGTACTCGCAGCCGTGGTCCCCGACGCCCTCGACCACCGCGGTGGCCCCGGAGTTGCGGACGCAGAACCGCTCGCCGACCTGGCCGCGCAGGAACAGCTCACCGGAGGTGGCGCCGTACCCGATCACGTTGCCGGCGATGATCTCCTCCTCGGCGACGAAGGTCGCGTCGGCCTGGGGCCGGATGATCACCCGGCCGCCGGACAGGCCCTTGGCGACGTAGTCGT encodes:
- the dnaE gene encoding DNA polymerase III subunit alpha gives rise to the protein MPGSLDDSFVHLHVHSEFSMLDGAARVPDMFKRAEELGMPAIAVTDHGNMFGAYEFWKTSKNYDVKPIIGCETYMTPKTHRSERKRVQWGDGTGDDVSAKGAYTHMTLWSETTEGMHNLFRLESYASIEGFFYKPRVDRELLHRYAKGLIATTGCPSGEVQTYLRLGQYDNALASAAEFRDIFGKNNFYVEIMDHGIDIETRVRGGLMRISKELDLPLVVTNDSHYVSQDDAHAHDALLCVSSGSHLADTNRFRFNGDGYYLKSPREMRELFHEIPEACDNTLEIAERCEIGFENAIGKFMPHFDVPAGETEESWFIRQVNQGLHDRYPGGITAEVRDRADYEIGVIKQMGFPGYFLVVSDYIKWAKAQGIKVGPGRGSGAGSMCAYALHITELDPIQHGLIFERFLNPERISMPDFDIDFDDRRRGDVIQYVTDKYGADKVSAIVTYGTIKAKQAVKDAGRVLGKPYSLGDQITKAMPDPVMGKDVPLQKLFDDQHERYLEGQEFRALYDAEPEVKEVVDTAMGLEGLKRQWGVHACGMIMSSEPIMDVVPLMKREQDGQIITQFDYPSCESLGLIKMDFLGLRNLTILADALANIRLNQDQEVVLEQLTLDDPATFELLQAGDTLGVFQLDGGPMRALLRSMQPDCFDDISAVGALYRPGPMGADSHNKYARRKTGKEPVEPIHPELEEPLKDILGETYGLIVYQEQVMAIAQKLAGYTLGGADMLRRAMGKKKKKELDAQFETFKNGMLERGYSQESMQTLWDILLPFSNYAFNKAHSAAYGLVSYWTAYLKANYPVEYMAALLQSVKDDKDKMAVYLGECRRMGIEVLPPDVNESAAQFTPVGKAIRFGLTAVRNVGEHVVEEILATRRECGRATTFNEFLDQQPLAVCNKRLIESLIKAGAFDSMGHHRRGLMECFEEAIDKITGRKRNEANGQDDLFAMFGDQTVEDDPTAVVVPDLDEWDKRTKLAFEREMLGLYVSDHPLQGMEPVLARLSDSGIEQILDEDGPKDGEQITIAGMITQVVRKQNKRGDLWALIYVEDLGGSIEVKCFNKVYQLVAPILAPDTIVQVRGTVRREEETVSIFAREVTLPNISEDPHGPIVITIPAVSCTQPRIEQLRDVLAAHPGATEVRVRLRGSGGTSVWRVQPGLRVDASVSVMADLKALLGPANVSAAG
- a CDS encoding CYTH and CHAD domain-containing protein, producing MSEVQTGPASGPHVQAETERKFALLPGARVPGLDGLATMGEPVVQHLDATYFDSPTYELNRARVTLRRRTGGSDAAWHVKLPPVEGTRTELHIPLDATPDPLVVPRPLRATVGERAGTVPLVPVARLRTTRTMRVLSDPATGAPLAELADDTVTATRLPLPGIPGQETTWREIEVELREGDRSFLDAVTERFQWAGIVPATSPAKINQALGGAPAAAAAHVPSRTDPLSRTVLAALATHVGVLQGREEAVAVDAPDAVHKARVASRRLRSILRVFGDLFEAEAVRTLREELQWYATELGHARDAEVQKAKLLNRLDALPPESVLGPVRDRMEGELEATHQQGLAGVQACLADDRYTALMVALSRWLTDPPLVRVADAPVSERAIPLVDRAIRRVRKAYATAEASEGAERLAALHEVRKKSKVVRYACEALTAVYGEDAASSARDWEAVTEVFGEMNDAVVARERLLRLADAAAAAGEPTFTYGVLFGAQLGDLDRDLPAARAALRRAVRRGPDSWADED
- a CDS encoding glutamate synthase subunit beta, with protein sequence MADPRGFMKFPREHPQRRDVEERVKDWNEVYPGGPAAAFLPIIPTQAARCMDCGIPFCHYGCPLGNIIPEWNDLVWRDDWQAASDRLHATNNFPEFTGRLCPAPCETACVVGINGDPVAIKGVEVSIAERAWDDRFIQPQAPDWHTGYTVAVVGSGPSGLAVAQQLTRVGHTVAVFERADVPGGLLRYGIPEFKMEKSVLDRRIRQMKDEGTLFRTGVTIGADITWTQLKSRYDAVVVAMGSTKPRDLPAPGRELAGIHFAMDYLPQANRVARGRTVEDQIVATDKHVVVIGGGDTGSDCIGTALRQGAASVTQLEIFPAPGEDRPANQPWPTYPAVWRVSTSQEEGGERIFEASTTEFIGDEEGHVRQLRLVEVKPNGSGGFNPVEGSERVIPADMVVLAMGFVGPQAEGLVDELGVSLDRRGNVARDENFMTGVEGVFACGDAGRGQSLIVWAIAEGRSCAAGVDAFLSGSTKLPRPIGPQVRPMTL